In one Roseburia intestinalis L1-82 genomic region, the following are encoded:
- a CDS encoding bifunctional riboflavin kinase/FAD synthetase yields MKYLKNTTEFYIEEPTVLSLGKFDGIHRGHELLMEHLASKKEAGLAAVIFTFNIPPRKSVEQVEAKVLTTNEEKMHIFEQIGIDYLVECPFTKEIMCMEPEDFIAKIVHQLHVKCFVVGSDFHFGHNRRGDYHMLKDLSDKYGYEVLVIDKMQEDKRDISSTFVREEIAKGNIEKANHLLGYHYFVTGEILHGRHLGSTKLGIPTINQIPPEEKLLPESGVYVTEVRLGDRSYRGVTNVGVKPTIEGKNPVGVETHLLDFAGDLYGKVVTVEFLTRIREERKFSSIEALKEEMQNNIAYARAWFEKNES; encoded by the coding sequence ATGAAATATCTGAAAAACACAACCGAATTTTATATTGAAGAGCCAACCGTACTTTCACTTGGAAAATTTGACGGGATACACAGAGGCCATGAACTCCTGATGGAACATCTGGCATCCAAAAAGGAAGCGGGACTTGCAGCGGTCATATTCACATTTAATATTCCACCACGGAAAAGTGTGGAACAGGTTGAGGCGAAAGTTTTAACAACCAATGAAGAAAAAATGCATATCTTTGAGCAGATTGGGATCGACTATCTGGTCGAGTGTCCGTTTACAAAAGAGATCATGTGCATGGAACCAGAAGATTTCATTGCCAAGATCGTGCATCAGCTTCATGTAAAGTGTTTTGTGGTTGGTTCTGATTTCCACTTTGGGCACAATCGCAGGGGCGATTATCACATGTTGAAAGATTTATCGGACAAGTATGGCTATGAAGTGCTTGTGATCGATAAAATGCAGGAAGATAAGAGAGATATCAGCAGCACATTTGTCCGGGAAGAGATTGCAAAGGGCAATATTGAGAAGGCAAATCATCTGTTAGGGTATCACTATTTTGTGACAGGGGAGATCCTTCACGGAAGACATTTAGGCAGCACGAAACTTGGAATCCCGACGATCAACCAGATTCCGCCGGAGGAAAAACTGCTTCCGGAGAGTGGTGTCTATGTGACAGAAGTGCGGCTTGGCGACCGGAGCTACCGTGGCGTTACAAACGTTGGGGTGAAACCGACGATTGAAGGAAAAAATCCGGTCGGTGTTGAGACACATCTTCTGGATTTTGCCGGGGATCTTTACGGCAAAGTAGTGACGGTCGAGTTCTTGACAAGAATCCGGGAGGAACGGAAATTTTCATCCATCGAGGCTTTAAAAGAGGAAATGCAGAATAATATTGCATATGCGAGGGCATGGTTCGAGAAAAATGAATCCTAA
- the truB gene encoding tRNA pseudouridine(55) synthase TruB, protein MINGIINVYKEKGYTSFDVVAKLRGILKTKKIGHTGTLDPDAEGVLPVCLGKATKVCDLLTDKNKEYVAVMLLGKVTDTQDTTGTVLEEHPVEVTEEQVKEAVLSFTGEYMQVPPMYSALKVNGKKLCDLARAGVTVERQARPVQLYSIEIIKMELPRVCMRVRCSKGTYIRTLCQDIGEKLSCGACMESLLRTKVSEFCVQDALRLSEIEERVQKAAGQTQSEQWNAEMFDFIYAVDSVFLQYKKAVICKEWNKLLYNGNRMKKDMFVSYQKDWEQQKVRIYDEEGRFIGIYEYSEIHGDYKPVKLFMEA, encoded by the coding sequence ATGATTAACGGAATTATCAATGTATACAAAGAAAAAGGATATACATCCTTTGATGTGGTCGCAAAACTAAGAGGTATTTTAAAAACAAAGAAAATCGGACACACAGGGACACTCGATCCGGATGCGGAGGGGGTGCTTCCTGTGTGTCTTGGTAAAGCGACAAAAGTCTGCGACCTTTTGACGGACAAAAACAAAGAATACGTTGCGGTGATGCTGCTTGGAAAGGTGACAGACACGCAGGATACCACGGGAACTGTTTTAGAGGAACATCCGGTAGAAGTAACGGAAGAGCAGGTAAAAGAGGCAGTTCTTTCTTTCACAGGGGAATACATGCAGGTTCCGCCGATGTATTCTGCATTAAAAGTGAACGGAAAGAAACTGTGCGATCTCGCAAGGGCCGGTGTGACGGTGGAACGTCAGGCAAGACCGGTTCAGCTCTATTCCATTGAGATTATTAAAATGGAACTGCCCCGGGTCTGTATGCGTGTGCGCTGCTCAAAGGGAACTTATATCCGTACATTATGTCAGGACATCGGTGAGAAACTTTCCTGTGGAGCATGTATGGAATCCTTGCTGCGCACAAAGGTATCTGAATTTTGTGTACAGGATGCGCTTCGCCTCTCAGAGATCGAAGAACGTGTACAAAAAGCGGCAGGACAGACACAGTCAGAACAGTGGAACGCAGAGATGTTTGATTTTATTTATGCGGTTGATTCCGTATTTTTACAGTATAAAAAAGCGGTGATCTGCAAAGAATGGAACAAACTGTTATATAATGGAAACCGGATGAAAAAAGACATGTTTGTTTCTTATCAGAAAGACTGGGAACAGCAGAAGGTCCGTATTTATGATGAAGAAGGGCGTTTTATCGGGATATATGAGTACTCCGAGATACACGGAGATTATAAACCGGTAAAATTGTTTATGGAAGCATGA
- a CDS encoding DHH family phosphoesterase, translating to MKSLDELFAGVKTAAIAGHIRPDGDCVGSCLATYNYITTYYPQIEVSLYLQPIPNIFKFMKNADKIISDCTADKEFDLFIAQDCGDLGRLGDAAKYFEHAKKTACIDHHISNQSFADENYIFPQASSASELVFELIPRERLTKEIAECIYTGIIHDTGVFQYSCTSEKTMEAAGVLMGMGIDFPKIVDQTFFTKTYEQNRIMGLALVKSKLHLDGKCISSIITAEEMREYNVLPKHLDGIVSQLRVTKDVEAAVFLYQTDEENYKVSTRSASYVDVAKIAAKYGGGGHVRAAGFSVAGDPEKRLNEIIEDIREQITD from the coding sequence ATGAAAAGTCTCGATGAACTTTTCGCGGGAGTAAAAACAGCTGCCATTGCAGGTCATATCAGACCGGATGGGGACTGCGTAGGCTCCTGCCTTGCAACCTATAACTATATTACGACATATTACCCGCAGATCGAAGTCAGCCTGTATCTGCAGCCGATACCCAATATTTTCAAATTTATGAAAAATGCGGATAAGATCATAAGCGACTGCACTGCAGATAAAGAGTTTGATCTGTTTATCGCACAGGACTGCGGGGATCTGGGCAGACTTGGAGACGCGGCAAAATATTTTGAGCATGCAAAAAAAACAGCGTGTATCGATCATCATATCAGTAACCAGAGTTTTGCGGATGAAAACTATATTTTCCCGCAGGCGAGTTCTGCGTCGGAACTGGTATTTGAACTGATCCCGAGAGAACGTCTGACCAAAGAGATCGCAGAATGCATTTATACCGGAATCATCCATGATACCGGTGTGTTCCAGTATTCCTGCACATCGGAAAAAACGATGGAGGCAGCAGGTGTTCTGATGGGAATGGGCATTGATTTCCCGAAGATCGTGGATCAGACGTTTTTTACAAAAACCTATGAGCAGAACCGTATCATGGGACTTGCGCTGGTAAAAAGTAAGCTGCATCTGGATGGAAAATGCATCTCGAGTATCATAACTGCAGAGGAAATGAGAGAATACAATGTTCTTCCGAAACATTTAGACGGGATCGTCAGCCAGCTTCGCGTGACAAAGGACGTGGAAGCAGCAGTCTTTTTATACCAGACAGATGAAGAAAATTATAAAGTCAGCACTCGTTCTGCAAGTTATGTGGATGTTGCAAAGATCGCAGCAAAATATGGCGGTGGCGGACATGTCAGGGCAGCAGGTTTTTCCGTGGCGGGAGATCCAGAAAAACGGCTGAATGAAATTATTGAAGATATCAGAGAACAGATCACAGATTAA
- the rbfA gene encoding 30S ribosome-binding factor RbfA, translated as MRKNSIKNTRINGEVQRELSNIIRGEIKDPRINPLTSVVAVEVAPDLKTCKAYISVLGDEESQAKTLAGLKSAEGFIRSKLAKTVNLRNTPEIRFVLDQSIEYGVKMSKMIDEVTKDIKSEDDAEE; from the coding sequence ATGAGAAAAAACAGTATTAAAAATACCAGGATCAATGGAGAGGTGCAGCGCGAACTTTCCAATATCATCCGCGGGGAGATCAAAGACCCGCGGATCAACCCGCTGACAAGCGTTGTGGCAGTGGAAGTTGCACCGGATTTAAAAACATGTAAAGCATATATCAGTGTTTTAGGAGATGAAGAATCCCAGGCAAAAACACTTGCAGGGTTAAAGAGCGCGGAGGGATTTATCCGCAGCAAACTTGCGAAAACAGTAAATCTGCGCAATACACCGGAGATCCGTTTCGTGTTAGACCAGTCGATTGAATATGGTGTAAAGATGTCTAAAATGATCGACGAGGTCACAAAAGATATCAAAAGCGAAGATGACGCAGAGGAATAA
- the infB gene encoding translation initiation factor IF-2 yields MAKMRVYDLAKELGIESKQIIETLNTTEYAVKAASSNIDDPAQDIVRKKFGKSAAAENTAKAQNKENVSESKPAENKTAAPENKPAQKPQANEQNKPAEGAKTENAEQRPKKKSSITAVFNAQYSKQGGGRGGNNNRRSGNGDRRQGNGDRRPQGQNPNRGNAQARPTSGYDVRKAFERAINPEAAKAAEEAEHLAAAKAAELKAQREAKPAAEEPKKTVEKVQVQTPRENVYAQNPEYRPQNNDRRQGNNNDRRDRNNNGQRRPQGDGRNQRNNGDRPQRPYGDRNGRNDGQRPYQNNGRPGQGQGDRNNNRNNGFRGGNNGGGRLDREIDRFNKEAAAAAPEELRGKESRERDKDRNKNARQRNDYDALGGKKQERFINLEKNGGKKKPQQQPKQQPEEDVIRTLVLPEKLTIRELADKMKVQPSVIVKKLFLKGTMVTVNQEVDYEQAEEIALEFNCICEPEEKVDVIAELLKEEEDPEDTLVARPPVVCVMGHVDHGKTSLLDAIRSTRVTDREAGGITQHIGASVVSINGQKITFLDTPGHEAFTAMRMRGANSTDIAILVVAADDGVMPQTVEAINHAKAAGVEIIVAINKIDKPSANIERVKQELSEYELIPEDWGGSTIFCPVSAHTKEGIDNLLEMILLTAEVLELKANPKRNARGLVIEAQLDKGRGAVATVLVQKGTLKVGQPVACGSCYGKVRAMIDDQGRRVKEAGPSMPVEILGLSSVPEAGETFVAMDTEKEARAFAETYISEGKNRLIEDTKVKMSLDDLFSQIQSGNVKELDIIVKADVQGSVEAVKQSLVKLSNEEVVVKVIHGGVGAINESDVSLASASNAIIIGFNVRPDPTAKLTADKENVDIRLYKVIYNAIEDVEAAMKGMLDPVYEEKVLGHAEIRQIFKASGVGNIAGSYVLDGMFQRGCKVRISREGEQIFEGDLASLKRFKDDVKEVKAGFECGLVFEGFGDFQELDIVEAYTMVEVPR; encoded by the coding sequence ATGGCAAAAATGAGAGTATATGACCTTGCAAAAGAATTAGGAATAGAGAGTAAACAGATTATAGAAACATTAAATACGACGGAATATGCAGTGAAAGCAGCTTCCAGCAATATCGATGATCCGGCACAGGATATCGTGAGAAAGAAATTTGGAAAGTCTGCAGCAGCGGAGAATACTGCAAAGGCACAGAATAAAGAAAATGTGTCAGAGAGCAAACCTGCAGAGAACAAGACAGCGGCACCGGAAAATAAACCTGCACAGAAGCCACAGGCAAACGAGCAGAATAAACCGGCTGAGGGTGCAAAAACTGAGAACGCAGAGCAGCGCCCGAAGAAAAAATCAAGCATTACTGCTGTGTTCAATGCACAGTACAGCAAACAGGGCGGCGGCCGCGGCGGCAATAACAACAGACGTTCTGGAAATGGTGACAGACGCCAGGGGAATGGCGACCGCCGTCCACAGGGACAGAATCCAAACCGCGGCAATGCGCAGGCAAGACCGACATCCGGTTATGATGTAAGAAAAGCATTTGAACGCGCAATTAACCCGGAGGCAGCAAAAGCAGCGGAAGAGGCAGAGCATCTTGCAGCGGCAAAAGCAGCAGAGCTGAAGGCACAGAGAGAGGCAAAACCGGCAGCGGAAGAGCCGAAGAAAACGGTTGAAAAAGTACAGGTACAGACTCCAAGAGAAAATGTCTATGCACAGAATCCGGAGTACCGTCCGCAGAATAATGACCGCCGTCAGGGGAATAATAATGACAGACGCGACCGTAACAATAATGGTCAGCGCCGTCCGCAGGGAGATGGAAGAAACCAGAGAAACAATGGTGACAGACCACAGCGCCCGTACGGTGACAGAAACGGAAGAAACGATGGACAGCGTCCATACCAGAACAATGGCAGACCGGGACAGGGTCAGGGCGACAGAAATAACAACAGAAACAATGGCTTCCGTGGTGGAAATAATGGTGGCGGCAGACTTGACCGTGAGATCGACCGCTTCAATAAAGAGGCAGCTGCAGCAGCACCGGAGGAGTTAAGAGGAAAAGAATCCAGAGAGCGCGATAAGGACAGAAACAAAAACGCAAGACAGCGCAACGATTACGATGCACTTGGCGGAAAGAAACAGGAGCGCTTTATCAATCTTGAGAAGAACGGTGGCAAGAAGAAACCTCAGCAGCAGCCAAAACAGCAGCCGGAAGAGGATGTGATCCGCACACTGGTATTACCGGAGAAACTTACGATCAGAGAGTTAGCTGACAAGATGAAAGTACAGCCGTCTGTTATCGTAAAGAAACTGTTCTTAAAAGGAACGATGGTTACGGTAAACCAGGAAGTAGATTACGAGCAGGCAGAAGAAATCGCATTAGAGTTTAACTGCATCTGTGAGCCGGAAGAAAAAGTCGATGTGATCGCCGAACTCTTAAAAGAGGAAGAAGATCCGGAAGATACTTTAGTAGCACGTCCACCGGTTGTCTGTGTTATGGGCCACGTTGACCATGGTAAAACATCCTTGCTGGATGCAATCCGTTCTACCCGTGTGACAGACAGAGAGGCAGGCGGTATCACACAGCACATCGGTGCATCCGTGGTATCCATCAATGGTCAGAAGATCACATTCTTAGATACACCGGGACATGAGGCATTTACTGCAATGCGTATGCGTGGTGCAAATTCCACCGATATTGCGATCTTAGTCGTTGCAGCAGACGATGGTGTAATGCCACAGACCGTAGAGGCAATCAACCATGCAAAAGCAGCAGGTGTTGAGATCATCGTTGCGATCAACAAGATCGATAAGCCGAGTGCAAATATCGAGCGTGTAAAACAGGAGTTATCCGAGTATGAACTTATCCCGGAAGACTGGGGTGGAAGCACGATCTTCTGTCCGGTATCCGCACATACAAAAGAGGGTATCGACAACCTGCTTGAGATGATCCTTTTAACAGCAGAAGTACTTGAGTTAAAGGCAAATCCGAAACGTAATGCAAGAGGTCTTGTCATTGAGGCACAGCTTGATAAGGGCCGCGGTGCCGTTGCCACTGTTTTGGTGCAGAAAGGTACTTTAAAAGTTGGCCAGCCGGTAGCATGCGGAAGCTGCTATGGTAAAGTCCGTGCAATGATCGATGATCAGGGAAGACGTGTCAAAGAAGCTGGTCCTTCCATGCCGGTAGAGATCTTAGGTTTATCCTCTGTACCGGAAGCGGGCGAGACATTCGTTGCCATGGATACAGAAAAAGAGGCGAGAGCATTTGCTGAGACCTATATTTCCGAGGGCAAGAACCGTCTGATCGAAGATACAAAAGTGAAGATGTCCTTAGACGATCTGTTTTCACAGATCCAGTCCGGAAATGTCAAAGAACTCGATATCATCGTAAAAGCCGATGTACAGGGTTCCGTGGAGGCAGTAAAACAGAGTCTTGTAAAACTGTCGAACGAAGAAGTTGTTGTAAAAGTCATCCATGGTGGTGTTGGTGCGATCAACGAGTCTGATGTCAGCCTTGCATCTGCATCAAATGCGATCATCATCGGATTTAACGTCCGTCCGGATCCGACTGCAAAACTTACTGCAGATAAAGAAAACGTAGATATCCGTCTCTACAAAGTCATCTACAATGCAATTGAGGATGTAGAGGCAGCCATGAAGGGAATGTTAGACCCGGTATACGAAGAGAAAGTATTAGGCCATGCAGAGATCCGTCAGATCTTCAAGGCTTCCGGCGTCGGCAATATCGCAGGTTCTTATGTGCTTGACGGTATGTTCCAGAGAGGATGTAAAGTTCGTATTTCCCGCGAGGGCGAACAGATCTTTGAGGGTGATTTAGCTTCCTTAAAGAGATTTAAAGATGATGTCAAAGAAGTAAAAGCAGGATTTGAGTGCGGTCTTGTATTTGAAGGTTTCGGTGATTTCCAGGAATTAGATATCGTAGAAGCGTATACAATGGTTGAGGTACCGCGCTAA
- a CDS encoding L7Ae/L30e/S12e/Gadd45 family ribosomal protein, translating to MLGIAAKAGSVASGEFSTEKAVKEGRAYLVIVAQDASDNTKKMFRNMTDFYQVPMYEYSDKEMLGHFIGKEFRASLAVTNEGLSHSIEERLKQQSQLNNGRN from the coding sequence ATGCTAGGAATTGCCGCAAAAGCCGGCAGTGTGGCGAGTGGAGAATTTTCTACGGAAAAGGCGGTAAAAGAGGGCAGGGCATATCTTGTCATCGTTGCACAGGATGCGTCAGACAATACGAAGAAAATGTTTCGAAATATGACAGATTTTTATCAGGTGCCAATGTATGAATATTCGGACAAAGAAATGCTCGGGCATTTCATCGGAAAAGAATTTCGTGCATCGCTTGCAGTCACAAACGAGGGACTGTCGCACTCGATCGAAGAGAGACTGAAACAGCAATCACAACTGAATAATGGGAGGAATTAA
- the rnpM gene encoding RNase P modulator RnpM — MSNKKIPMRQCVGCHEMKAKRDMIRVIKTAPTEEGETEIILDATGRKNGRGAYICPNRECLAMAIKNKGLERSFKMPIPKDVYETLTKEMEQLETR; from the coding sequence ATGTCAAATAAAAAGATTCCGATGAGGCAGTGTGTCGGCTGTCATGAGATGAAAGCCAAAAGAGATATGATCCGTGTGATCAAAACAGCGCCGACGGAAGAAGGGGAAACGGAGATCATTTTAGATGCAACTGGAAGAAAGAACGGAAGAGGTGCTTATATCTGCCCAAACCGTGAATGTCTTGCAATGGCGATAAAAAATAAAGGGTTAGAACGATCATTTAAAATGCCGATCCCGAAAGATGTATATGAAACGCTGACAAAGGAGATGGAACAGCTTGAAACCAGATAG
- the nusA gene encoding transcription termination factor NusA: MSNNELLEALNILEQEKNISKDTLLEAIENSLVTACKNHFGSSDNVKVSIDPETCEFHVFQEKTVVETVEDPVEQISLVNAKMINSKYEIGDVVNIEVQSKEFGRIATQNAKNVILQKIREEERKVLYDQYYSMEKDVVTGVVQRYVGRNVSINLGRVDAILTENEQVKGEVFQPTERIKVYILEVKATSKGPKVLVSRTHPELVKRLFESEVAEVREGIVEIKAIAREAGSRTKIAVWSNDPDVDPVGACVGMNGARVNAIVGELRGEKIDIITWNENPAMMIENALSPAKVISVIADAEEKSAKVVVPDYQLSLAIGKEGQNARLAARLTGFKIDIKSETQARESGDFLDYENDYEEDEYYDEDGGSYEEYEDGSAPAEEGYEEDSYETDGAEENNAEADGEDRE, encoded by the coding sequence ATGAGTAATAATGAGTTGTTAGAAGCGTTAAATATACTGGAACAGGAGAAGAATATCAGCAAAGATACATTGCTTGAAGCGATTGAAAATTCTCTTGTAACAGCGTGCAAGAACCATTTTGGTTCATCCGATAACGTAAAAGTATCGATCGATCCGGAAACCTGTGAGTTTCATGTATTTCAGGAAAAGACAGTTGTTGAAACGGTAGAAGATCCGGTAGAGCAGATCAGTCTGGTCAATGCAAAGATGATCAATTCCAAATATGAGATCGGAGACGTTGTCAACATCGAGGTACAGTCTAAGGAATTCGGACGTATCGCAACACAGAATGCAAAGAACGTGATCTTACAGAAAATCCGTGAAGAAGAGCGTAAAGTTTTATACGATCAGTATTACAGCATGGAAAAAGATGTTGTGACCGGCGTGGTACAGCGTTATGTGGGAAGAAATGTCAGCATTAACTTAGGAAGGGTCGATGCGATCTTAACAGAGAATGAACAGGTAAAAGGCGAAGTGTTCCAGCCGACAGAGCGTATCAAGGTATATATCTTAGAGGTTAAGGCTACTTCTAAAGGACCGAAAGTGTTAGTTTCCAGAACACATCCGGAACTTGTAAAACGCCTGTTTGAGTCTGAGGTGGCTGAGGTCCGCGAGGGCATCGTAGAGATCAAGGCGATCGCGCGTGAAGCAGGAAGCAGAACAAAGATCGCAGTATGGTCAAACGATCCGGATGTCGATCCGGTTGGTGCATGTGTTGGTATGAATGGTGCCAGAGTCAATGCAATCGTTGGTGAACTGCGTGGTGAGAAGATTGATATCATCACCTGGAATGAGAATCCGGCAATGATGATCGAAAATGCATTAAGTCCGGCAAAAGTTATTTCTGTTATTGCGGATGCAGAAGAAAAATCTGCAAAAGTGGTTGTTCCGGATTACCAGCTTTCTCTTGCCATCGGAAAAGAAGGACAGAATGCAAGACTTGCAGCACGTCTGACAGGATTCAAGATCGATATCAAGAGCGAGACACAGGCGAGAGAGTCCGGCGATTTCTTAGATTACGAGAATGATTACGAGGAAGATGAGTATTACGATGAGGACGGCGGGTCCTATGAGGAGTACGAGGACGGCAGTGCACCGGCAGAGGAAGGCTATGAGGAAGACAGCTATGAGACTGACGGAGCAGAAGAAAACAATGCCGAAGCTGATGGTGAGGACAGAGAATAA
- the rimP gene encoding ribosome maturation factor RimP, with protein MSKRETYETRTEELITPILDRMNFELVDVEYVKEGGAWYLRAYIDKEGGITVNDCEAVAREMNEILDREDFVEDSYVFEVSSPGLGRPLKKEKDYIRSMGKEVEIRTYRAINREKEFYGILSAYDENTVTIKTEDGTEMTFEKSDIALIRLAFDF; from the coding sequence ATGTCAAAACGTGAAACATACGAAACGCGCACCGAAGAACTGATTACTCCGATTTTAGACCGCATGAATTTTGAGCTGGTCGATGTGGAGTATGTAAAGGAAGGCGGTGCCTGGTACTTAAGAGCCTATATCGACAAGGAAGGCGGCATTACCGTAAATGACTGTGAGGCAGTGGCGCGGGAGATGAACGAGATTTTAGACAGAGAAGATTTCGTTGAGGACTCCTATGTTTTTGAGGTCAGCTCTCCGGGACTTGGCAGACCGCTGAAAAAAGAAAAAGATTATATCCGCAGCATGGGAAAAGAAGTAGAGATACGAACATATCGTGCAATCAACCGTGAAAAGGAATTTTATGGTATTTTGTCTGCATATGATGAAAATACCGTGACGATAAAAACAGAGGACGGAACGGAAATGACGTTTGAAAAGAGCGATATCGCACTGATCCGTCTGGCATTTGACTTTTAA